Proteins co-encoded in one Natronorubrum daqingense genomic window:
- a CDS encoding SDR family NAD(P)-dependent oxidoreductase, which translates to MSRNTTTRDEFSDRTILVTGSSRGIGAATAEELADRGGNVIVNYHTSEDRARAIVDSITDAGGESIAVQADVRDPDAVGELVTTAESAFGTIDVLVNNANISFSRTPLLEHPWEEFRQKLVGEIRAAYNCTQAVAPGMLEQGYGRIVYVSSEATRTVRPGFSSHVTAKSGLNGLARSVATELASDGVVANVVSPGPVRTEASADVLERFEDQLIAETPMGDLAEPRDVARTIALFASDDASFVTGTHTPVSGGLLVE; encoded by the coding sequence GTGTCACGAAACACCACCACTCGCGACGAATTCAGCGACCGAACGATTCTCGTCACCGGCAGCAGTCGCGGCATCGGTGCGGCGACCGCCGAAGAACTCGCCGATCGAGGCGGTAACGTCATCGTCAACTATCACACGAGCGAGGACCGCGCTCGGGCGATCGTCGACTCGATCACCGACGCCGGCGGGGAGTCAATCGCCGTACAAGCGGACGTTCGCGATCCGGACGCCGTCGGCGAATTGGTCACCACTGCCGAATCGGCGTTTGGCACCATCGATGTGCTGGTCAACAACGCGAACATCTCCTTTTCCAGAACGCCCCTGCTCGAGCACCCCTGGGAGGAGTTCCGGCAGAAACTCGTGGGGGAAATTCGCGCGGCGTACAACTGTACGCAGGCCGTCGCCCCGGGCATGCTCGAGCAGGGATACGGTCGAATCGTCTACGTCTCGAGCGAGGCGACGCGAACCGTCAGGCCCGGGTTCAGCTCGCACGTGACGGCGAAGTCGGGACTCAACGGGTTGGCTCGGTCCGTGGCGACCGAACTCGCGTCCGATGGCGTCGTCGCGAACGTCGTCTCGCCGGGACCCGTCCGCACGGAAGCCAGTGCGGACGTTCTCGAACGGTTCGAAGACCAGTTGATCGCCGAGACGCCGATGGGTGACCTCGCCGAGCCACGAGACGTCGCGCGAACGATTGCCCTCTTCGCCAGCGATGACGCCTCGTTCGTCACCGGAACGCACACCCCGGTCAGCGGCGGATTACTGGTCGAGTGA
- a CDS encoding HalOD1 output domain-containing protein: MEPETTSITLRVARALAEIEGVEPHQLEYSLYNCINTEALELLMTSKQPEWELTFRVPDHTVTVHGTGAIEIDGELVDEGSENSIFKE; the protein is encoded by the coding sequence GTGGAACCTGAAACGACCAGCATCACGCTGCGGGTCGCGCGAGCACTCGCCGAAATCGAGGGCGTCGAGCCACATCAACTCGAGTACTCCCTGTACAACTGTATCAACACCGAGGCGCTCGAACTGTTGATGACTTCCAAGCAACCGGAGTGGGAACTCACGTTTCGCGTCCCCGATCACACCGTCACGGTTCACGGAACGGGTGCGATCGAAATCGACGGCGAACTCGTCGACGAAGGGTCCGAGAACTCGATTTTCAAAGAGTGA
- a CDS encoding cupin domain-containing protein — MGEFTTPAFGTTTGAQAYEFLDTTSFVRVPNEATDGHHSVVEMRLREGHAPPMHVHERADEVIHVVDGELEAHTPDGVTVVAAGGSIVFPQGGEHSLVAREETTIVTSTTPGGFDEFVTTAGEPTDDESVPSQPPDEDAIGRVMEVAPSHGIDIVGPPPGGPQ; from the coding sequence ATGGGTGAGTTTACGACACCGGCGTTCGGGACGACGACCGGCGCACAGGCGTACGAATTCCTCGATACGACCTCGTTCGTCCGGGTCCCCAACGAGGCGACGGACGGACACCATTCCGTCGTCGAAATGCGACTTCGGGAGGGGCACGCCCCGCCGATGCACGTCCACGAGCGAGCGGACGAGGTCATTCACGTCGTCGACGGCGAACTCGAGGCGCACACCCCAGACGGGGTAACTGTCGTGGCTGCAGGCGGGTCGATCGTCTTTCCACAGGGAGGGGAACACTCACTCGTCGCTCGAGAAGAGACGACCATCGTTACGTCGACGACGCCGGGAGGGTTCGACGAGTTCGTGACAACGGCAGGTGAGCCGACGGACGACGAGTCGGTTCCGAGCCAGCCGCCGGACGAGGACGCGATTGGTCGAGTGATGGAGGTGGCTCCGTCGCACGGAATCGACATCGTCGGGCCACCACCGGGTGGTCCCCAGTAG